A region of the Myxococcus stipitatus DSM 14675 genome:
GGGCGGCGGGCTCGCGGTGATGCATGTGGCGCGTCCGACGGGGCCCGCGGCTTCGGGCGTGGCCTGGGCCGCGCTGGCGGCGGTGGCCATCGCGGGCTACCACTTGAGTTACAAGCTGGCGCTCGCGGAGGGGGCACAGCCGCCCGCGCTGTTCACGACGGGACTGCTCGTCGCGTTGCCGGTGCTGATGCTGGAGCGCGGCCGGAGCCTGGGGTGGGGCGCGCTTCAACGTCAGGCGTGGAGCCGCCCCGGGCTGGTCGTCACGGCGGGAGCCATCTGCATGGCGTCCTTTGCGCTGCTCTTGTCGGCGCTCAACGACAGCGGAGCGGGGGCCGTGCTCACGTTGCGCAACACCTCCATCGCGTTCGCGTTGGTGCTGGCGGCGCTCCAAGGAGAGCGACTCGGGCGCCGCCAACTCCTGGGCGCGGCGCTTGTCTCCGTGGGCGCGGTGTTGCTGGGAATGCCCGCGTAGAGGCGGCCCGGGCACGCTCCGAGGAGAGTGGCACGGACGCCGACAGCACTTCGGTGCGGTGTTGTGGGGAATGCCCGCATGAGCGGCTCGGGCACGCTCCGAGGAGAGTGGCACGGACGCCGACAGCTCTTCGGTGCGGTGTTGTGGGGAATGCCCTCATGAGCAGCTCGGGCTCGCTTCAAGGAGAGCGGCACGGACGCCGACAGCTCTTCGGCGCGGTGTTGTTGGGAATGCCCGCATGAGCGAGCGGCTCGGGCTCGCTTCAACGAGAGTGACTGGGGCGCCGTTAGCTCTTCGGTGCGGTGTTGCAGGGACTACCCGCGTGAGCGGCTCGGGCGCCGCCCGCTGATGTGCGCGGCTTTTGTTTCCGAGGGCCGTGCGCGATTCCTTGTGGTGCTGCCGGGAAGGCGCGCGTGAGCGCCTTCTCGTGCTTCCTGGAGAGTGGCGCCGCCGCTCACGGGCGCGGCGCTCGTCTCCGTAGACAAGGTCGAAGGGCTACTCCGACTTCGCGGATGCGCCCAGTCGCTTCAGGGCCTGCTTCGCGTCCTCGTGGTTGGGCTCCAGCTTGAGCGCCGTCTCGTAGGACTGCTTCGCCTCATCCATCCGCTTGGCCGCCTCCAGCAACTGCCCCAGGGCGTTGTGCGGCTCGGCGAAGTTCGGGTCCACCTGCACCGAGGCGCGGAAGGACTTCTCCGCGTCCTTCGTCTTGCCCTGCTGGTACAGCGCATGGCCCAGATAGAGCAACGCCAGCGCGTTGCGAGGCTCCACCGAGAGCACATCCCCCAACACCTGACGCGCCTTGGCTCCGTCCCCACCGCGCAGGTACAGGTTGCCCAGCTCGGCGCGCGCTTCAATCTGCGCCGGGTCCTTGGCCACCACCGCCTCCAACTCCGTCACCGCCAGGTCAGGCCGCCCGCGCCGCGAGTGGACGATGCCCAGCCGCGCCAGCGCCGCCGTGTCCGCCTCCTCGCCTTCCTTCGGCCGCAGGTACGTCTCCGCTCCCGGATAGTCCCCCATCGCCATCAACAGGTCCGCCAGGGCGAGCTTCGCCCCGCGATGGTTCGGGTCCTCCTTGAGAATCTCCAGGTACAGAGGCTGCGCCTTCGCGGCCACGCGCTTCTTCGCGTACGCGTCCGCCAACGCCATGCGGTTCTCCACCGTCGGCGACAGGCCGATGCACGCCTCGTACTCCACGATGGCGCCGTCCAGGTCACCCTTGGCCTTCAGCGCCTCGCCATAACCCGCGCGCGCGGCGGCATCCTTCGGGAAGGCCTCCACCGCCGTCTTCAGCGTGGCCACCGCCTCCTCGGCCTTGCCCAGCGAGAGGTATGCCCGAGCCAGCCCCTGGTACGCCTCCGTCGTCTTGCGGCCGTCGTCGGAGCTCTTCTCGATGGCCTTCTTGAACGCCTCCACCGCCTGCTTCTTCTTGCCCTGCTCCAGGTACAGGTGGCCCAGCTGTGTGTACGGCCCGCTCGAGCGGCGCGGCTCCAACACCAGCGCCTTCTCGAAGGACTTCGTCGCGCGCACGTTGTCGCCCAACTGGAAGTAGGCGAGCCCCAGGTTGAAGTGCGCCTCCGCGTACTTCGGGTCCGCGGAGATGGCCTTGAGGAACGCCTCCGTCGCCTTGCGCGGGTCGCCCTTCTCGTTCAGCGCCACGCCCAGGTTGTTGTGCGCCCGTGCGTGCTTCGGCTCGGCGGCCAGTGCGCGCTGGTACTCGCCAATCGCCCCGTCGTAGTCGTTCTCCCGCAGCAGGATGACGCCCAGGTTGTAGTGCGCCTCCGCGTCGCCCAGCTTCTCGCGCGTGGCCTCGCGCAGCGTCTCCTTGGCCTCGGCGTTGAGCCCCTTCTCGGCCAACGCCTTGCCCAGGTTGACGCGCGCCACGTTGAGCTTGCTGTCCAGCTTCAGCGCTTCCCGGTACGCCTCGATGGCGTCGTCCGTGCGGTTGGCGCGCTGGAGCGCCTCGCCCAGGTTGAAGCGCAGCTCCGCGTCCTTCGGCGCCAGCTCCACCGCGATGGAGTACTG
Encoded here:
- a CDS encoding EamA family transporter, producing METVALVWVLLSAFLHASWNAMLKKHPHPEAGVVGVITVAMVGGGLWAFGMKGEAFPTTRGLAWALAAGACESVYLAALSRALHRAPLGLAYTVSRGGAMLLVWPVSVLLLGEPVSAWTLTGAVVLGGGLAVMHVARPTGPAASGVAWAALAAVAIAGYHLSYKLALAEGAQPPALFTTGLLVALPVLMLERGRSLGWGALQRQAWSRPGLVVTAGAICMASFALLLSALNDSGAGAVLTLRNTSIAFALVLAALQGERLGRRQLLGAALVSVGAVLLGMPA
- a CDS encoding tetratricopeptide repeat protein: MTKAGVLVLQLLTAQTPPPDAAALERTAAVESARLRASPDDADALYRLGTAFLALNKPKKAVEPLTKLVELEPELIPPRLALARAVRLAGDAGKARTLLDQSIAAFPEDMSLRAERGLLARVLDETDVAISQYSIAVELAPKDAELRFNLGEALQRANRTDDAIEAYREALKLDSKLNVARVNLGKALAEKGLNAEAKETLREATREKLGDAEAHYNLGVILLRENDYDGAIGEYQRALAAEPKHARAHNNLGVALNEKGDPRKATEAFLKAISADPKYAEAHFNLGLAYFQLGDNVRATKSFEKALVLEPRRSSGPYTQLGHLYLEQGKKKQAVEAFKKAIEKSSDDGRKTTEAYQGLARAYLSLGKAEEAVATLKTAVEAFPKDAAARAGYGEALKAKGDLDGAIVEYEACIGLSPTVENRMALADAYAKKRVAAKAQPLYLEILKEDPNHRGAKLALADLLMAMGDYPGAETYLRPKEGEEADTAALARLGIVHSRRGRPDLAVTELEAVVAKDPAQIEARAELGNLYLRGGDGAKARQVLGDVLSVEPRNALALLYLGHALYQQGKTKDAEKSFRASVQVDPNFAEPHNALGQLLEAAKRMDEAKQSYETALKLEPNHEDAKQALKRLGASAKSE